The Argopecten irradians isolate NY chromosome 4, Ai_NY, whole genome shotgun sequence genome has a window encoding:
- the LOC138322182 gene encoding uncharacterized protein has product MVDVNMTFVSFLIAFICIAVVSCNIQQSHTLHNKQKYDNIRIFDNIGISQKQNGAIKHSSNSWSVEVGKRNLDLHTDKKYSSVSRPPLKDGEIIAYTPGSIAPQFSIWGLDGKLVYPSEMFLNSSIIIHVFDPSSGFLESMWTSDEGLKPIVTSEVLNSTHFIFIPKSAEIHDLYGALWMRDRIHQTMKKQNVPLSRSGSDVGLAMMRIHFSVVPLDKLGNWIPDALSQWHCVDHLCGYDQVLVQSNASQFPVVGKRLDDVQMMQKSGAVGVVVFSDKDEPIQELTCKASQCNTPLSIPATMVEYSTLYTGNNIFSISFQNTPSENFFLAVNQAGELSELGWFLYPSMDFLVWQAQWFLYRADLDRRLQTQATIISIFSEKIMHGKQGVVVNVTLPDVKELQNYSKMELDMSLSCPGTMDTECPHWDHTINLYVCCDPGSPLCGMELGRWISAFRRRIGRWTTDVSPLFPLLTSSTCVFTMKTEPWAMPWKPSLNLRFSKTRIAGDLVPVNVTVLYEPGATFDKSYNSHFKTHSFRVPNGIKKVEVFAVITGHGSDENGCGEFCVTSHHFRVNKEINNITFSNAGTPLGCADQVPHGVEPNEHGTWLYGRNGWCDGQNVSPWVIDVTDQLGPPGTDNTLSYFGWFNGTDPNPIQNPGIIILYSYLVYYKEFTV; this is encoded by the exons ATGGTGGACGTAAACATGACATTCGTGTCGTTTTTGATAGCTTTTATATGTATTGCTGTTGTTTCCTGTAACATCCAACAGTCTCATACTTTGCATAATAAACAAAAGTATGACAATATCCGTATATTTGATAATATCGGAATATCGCAAAAACAAAATGGAGCGATAAAACATTCATCAAACTCGTGGTCCGTGGAAGTAGGGAAACGAAACTTGGATCTACATACGGACAAAAAATATTCAAGTGTATCGAGACCACCATTAAAGGACGGAGAAATAATTGCATACACACCAGGCTCAATTGCACCTCAATTTTCGATATGGGGACTAGATGGCAAACTTGTTTATCCAAGTGAAATGTTTCTCAATTCTTCGATTATAATCCACGTATTCGACCCATCCTCAGGATTTCTTGAGTCAATGTGGACATCGGATGAAGGATTGAAGCCAATAGTAACTTCCGAGGTTTTAAATTCGAcgcattttatttttattccaaAATCAGCGGAGATACATGACCTTTATGGGGCTCTGTGGATGAGAGACCGTATTCATCAGACAATGAAAAAACAGAATGTTCCATT GTCTAGATCTGGTTCAGATGTTGGTCTTGCTATGATGAGAATCCATTTTTCTGTTGTTCCCCTTGACAAACTTGGTAACTGGATTCCAGATGCATTGAGTCAGTGGCATTGTGTGGATCATCTTTGTGGCTATGATCAGGTTTTGGTCCAATCTAATG CCTCACAGTTTCCTGTTGTTGGTAAGAGACTGGATGAT GTTCAAATGATGCAGAAGTCGGGAGCAGTGGGAGTTGTAGTCTTTTCCGACAAGGATGAACCTATACAAGAGTTAACCTGTAAAGCTAGTCAGTGTAACACCCCTCTATCTATACCCGCTACCATGGTGGAGTACAGTACTTTGTATACAGG GAATAATATTTTCAGCATCAGTTTCCAGAACACTCCGTCAGAGAACTTTTTCCTAGCTGTAAACCAGGCCGGAGAACTGTCGGAGCTGGGCTGGTTCCTGTATCCTTCCATGGATTTCCTTGTGTGGCAGGCTCAGTG GTTTTTGTACAGAGCTGATCTTGATAGAAGACTTCAGACACAAGCTACTATTATCAGTATCTTCTCAGAGAAAATAATGCATGGGAAACAAGGCGTTGTTGTTAATGTAACATTACCTGATGTTAAAG AATTACAGAATTATTCCAAGATGGAATTGGATATGTCCCTATCATGTCCAGGAACCATGGATACGGAGTGTCCCCACTGGGATCATACCATCAACCTGTACGTGTGCTGTGACCCCGGATCTCCCCTATGTGGGATGGAATTGGGACGCTGGATAAGTGCCTTCCGACG GAGGATTGGTCGGTGGACAACAGATGTTTCGCCTCTCTTCCCACTTCTCACTAGCTCAACGTGTGTATTCACCATGAAAACTGAGCCTTGGGCAATGCCTTGGAAGCCATCTCTGAATCTCAGATTTTCTAAGACTCGAATAGCAG GTGACCTGGTCCCAGTCAATGTCACTGTGTTGTATGAACCAGGAGCCACATTTGATAAATCCTACAACTCGCATTTTAAGACGCACAGTTTCAGAGTGCCTAATGGTATTAAAAAG GTGGAGGTATTTGCAGTGATTACAGGACATGGCAGTGATGAGAATGGATGTGGAGAATTTTGTGTAACATCTCACCATTTCAGAGTGAATAAAGAAATCAACAACATCACATTTAGTAATGCAG GTACTCCTCTGGGCTGTGCTGACCAAGTGCCACATGGGGTGGAGCCGAACGAGCACGGTACCTGGCTGTATGGCAGGAACGGCTGGTGTGACGGACAAAATGTGTCCCCTTGGGTGATAGATGTAACAGACCAGCTCGGACCACCAGGAACAGACAATACCCTGTCCTACTTTGGATGGTTCAATGGTACAGATCCGAACCCCATACAGAACCCTggtatcattatattatattccTATTTGGTGTATTATAAGGAATTCACGGTGTAG